A single window of Coriobacteriia bacterium DNA harbors:
- the glmM gene encoding phosphoglucosamine mutase, producing MTRLFGTDGVRGIANAELTPELAFKLGEAAGHFLGDKGRGRIVVGRDTRRSGEMLEAALVAGICAGGADALLAGIIPTPAVALLTRDLGADGGVVISASHNAPEYNGIKFFSRDGFKLPDDLEDEIETFTQAERDWERPVGDGVGVAMPIDGAVERYIQHCVATIDGDLTGLKIALDCGHGAASVATPETLRRLGAEVVAINCDWTGMDINVGCGSTHLGPVTELVRSTGADLGIAHDGDADRVLAVDETGAEVDGDAIMAITAAQMHDAGELPLDTVVSTVMANLGFELAMKERGITVIKTKVGDRYVLEQLQTSGAVLGGEQSGHIIFLEHNTTGDGLVTALQLAHVMRATGKPASELRQVMRRFPQVLVNVRVADKTRLATSAVLAEAVKQAEDELGDSGRVLVRASGTEPLVRVMAEASEQEVAADVVDRLVEIVKSELG from the coding sequence ATGACTCGACTCTTCGGAACCGACGGCGTGCGCGGCATCGCGAATGCGGAGCTAACGCCAGAACTCGCCTTCAAGCTGGGGGAGGCGGCCGGGCACTTCCTCGGTGACAAGGGGCGCGGGCGCATCGTTGTAGGTCGCGACACGCGACGCAGCGGCGAGATGCTCGAGGCCGCGCTGGTCGCTGGCATCTGTGCCGGGGGCGCTGACGCGTTGCTGGCAGGCATCATCCCGACGCCGGCGGTTGCCCTGCTCACGCGCGATCTGGGTGCCGATGGCGGCGTGGTCATCTCGGCGTCGCACAACGCGCCTGAATACAACGGCATCAAGTTCTTCAGCCGAGACGGCTTCAAGTTGCCCGACGACCTTGAGGACGAGATTGAGACGTTCACACAGGCCGAGCGCGACTGGGAGCGCCCCGTCGGCGACGGAGTGGGCGTTGCCATGCCGATCGACGGCGCGGTCGAACGCTACATCCAGCACTGTGTCGCCACAATCGACGGCGACCTCACGGGCCTGAAGATCGCGCTGGACTGCGGTCACGGCGCCGCTTCGGTTGCAACACCCGAGACGCTGCGCCGTCTCGGCGCCGAAGTCGTCGCGATCAACTGCGACTGGACCGGCATGGACATAAACGTCGGCTGTGGCTCGACACATCTGGGCCCCGTCACCGAACTCGTCAGATCCACCGGCGCCGACCTGGGAATCGCGCACGACGGCGATGCCGATCGGGTCCTGGCGGTCGACGAGACCGGCGCCGAGGTCGACGGCGACGCGATCATGGCGATTACGGCCGCGCAGATGCACGACGCCGGCGAGCTGCCCCTCGACACTGTGGTATCGACCGTCATGGCCAACCTCGGATTCGAGCTGGCGATGAAGGAGCGCGGAATCACCGTCATCAAGACGAAGGTGGGCGACCGCTACGTGCTCGAGCAGCTGCAGACGTCGGGTGCGGTTCTCGGCGGCGAGCAGTCGGGTCACATCATCTTCCTTGAGCACAACACCACCGGCGACGGTCTGGTCACGGCGCTGCAGCTCGCGCACGTGATGCGCGCCACCGGCAAGCCTGCAAGTGAGCTTCGCCAGGTCATGCGCCGCTTCCCGCAGGTGCTGGTCAACGTCCGTGTCGCCGACAAGACGCGCCTGGCCACGAGCGCGGTACTCGCCGAGGCGGTCAAGCAGGCCGAGGACGAACTCGGCGACTCTGGGCGCGTGCTGGTCCGCGCGTCGGGCACCGAGC
- the rpsI gene encoding 30S ribosomal protein S9, translating to MAENKAVYYGTGRRKTSVARVRLVPGTGLMTVNKKTGLEFFGRQALVNFAETPFKVTETTGRFDVIAQCHGGGTSGQAGALRHGIARALLQAGDEYRPELKRAGYLRRDPRMVERKKYGLKKARKKPQFSKR from the coding sequence ATGGCTGAGAACAAAGCTGTCTACTACGGCACTGGTCGCCGCAAGACCTCGGTCGCCCGCGTGCGACTGGTCCCCGGCACCGGACTGATGACCGTCAACAAGAAGACCGGCCTCGAGTTCTTCGGCCGTCAGGCCCTCGTCAACTTCGCCGAGACGCCGTTCAAGGTGACCGAGACCACCGGTCGCTTTGACGTCATCGCCCAGTGCCACGGCGGCGGCACGTCCGGCCAGGCCGGCGCGCTGCGTCACGGTATCGCTCGTGCACTCCTGCAGGCCGGCGACGAGTATCGTCCCGAGCTCAAGCGTGCCGGCTATCTGCGTCGCGACCCACGTATGGTCGAGCGCAAGAAGTACGGTCTGAAGAAGGCCCGCAAGAAGCCGCAGTTCTCCAAGCGCTAG
- the rplM gene encoding 50S ribosomal protein L13 → MKTYHAKPGEVEREWLVVDATDMVLGRLCTEIAQILKGKRKPQYTPHVDTGDFVIVINAEKIRLTGNKAETKIYYSHSGWIGGLKEVSFARMLEKHPERIIEKAVKGMLPKNTLGRAMNRKLKVYAGPNHPHGAQKPREITLEG, encoded by the coding sequence GTGAAGACCTACCACGCCAAGCCCGGCGAAGTCGAGCGCGAGTGGCTCGTCGTCGACGCGACTGACATGGTGCTCGGCCGACTCTGCACTGAGATCGCTCAGATTCTCAAGGGCAAGAGGAAGCCGCAGTACACACCGCACGTCGATACCGGTGACTTCGTCATCGTCATCAACGCCGAGAAGATTCGTCTTACCGGCAACAAGGCCGAGACTAAGATCTACTACAGCCACTCCGGTTGGATCGGTGGGCTGAAAGAGGTCTCGTTCGCTCGGATGCTCGAGAAGCACCCGGAGCGGATCATCGAGAAGGCCGTGAAGGGCATGCTGCCGAAGAACACTCTCGGTCGTGCCATGAACCGCAAACTCAAGGTCTACGCCGGCCCTAACCACCCGCATGGCGCGCAGAAGCCGCGCGAGATCACCCTGGAGGGCTAA
- the truA gene encoding tRNA pseudouridine(38-40) synthase TruA, translating to MSESTTPPGAGLGATPAESGATALTVAYNGQPFAGFARQPGQDTVQGRLEVALSTILRREIVTACAGRTDAGVHALGQVVSFPTIGGEPDDVALLRSLNALVGEDISVREVRRARQGFSARFDAVSREYRYRLVSGPVPPLFLSPVAWWVKTPLDVEAVRAAASHLVGEHDFRSFCVTISAAGKRTTRRVTSIDLFVEQALGEECLTVRVVGNAFLHSMVRTIVGTLVEVGSGRRDPQWVLDALEAQRRAAAGPTAPANGLMLWSVGYPEEVWVRG from the coding sequence GTGAGCGAATCAACTACACCTCCCGGCGCCGGCCTCGGTGCCACACCCGCCGAGTCGGGCGCTACCGCGCTGACCGTTGCGTACAACGGCCAGCCGTTCGCTGGGTTTGCTCGGCAGCCAGGACAAGATACCGTGCAGGGCCGCCTCGAAGTGGCGCTCTCGACGATTCTGCGTCGCGAGATCGTGACGGCGTGCGCCGGGCGCACCGACGCCGGCGTACACGCGCTGGGGCAGGTGGTCAGCTTCCCGACGATAGGCGGCGAGCCCGACGACGTAGCGCTGCTGCGATCCCTGAACGCGCTGGTGGGCGAGGACATCTCGGTGCGCGAGGTTCGACGAGCGCGGCAGGGGTTCTCGGCGAGGTTCGACGCGGTATCCCGCGAGTACCGCTATCGGCTCGTGAGCGGGCCGGTGCCCCCGCTGTTCTTGAGCCCGGTCGCGTGGTGGGTTAAGACCCCGCTCGATGTCGAGGCAGTGCGCGCCGCCGCGAGCCACCTCGTCGGGGAGCACGACTTTCGCTCGTTCTGCGTCACAATCTCGGCTGCGGGCAAGCGCACCACGCGCCGAGTCACATCCATCGATCTGTTCGTCGAGCAAGCTTTGGGCGAGGAGTGCCTCACCGTGAGGGTCGTGGGCAACGCGTTCTTGCACTCCATGGTGCGTACCATCGTCGGGACTCTGGTCGAGGTGGGTAGCGGCAGGCGTGACCCGCAGTGGGTGCTCGATGCGCTGGAGGCGCAGCGACGCGCCGCAGCCGGGCCGACGGCGCCCGCGAACGGACTCATGTTGTGGTCTGTGGGCTACCCAGAAGAGGTGTGGGTGCGCGGCTGA